From the genome of Anopheles funestus chromosome 2RL, idAnoFuneDA-416_04, whole genome shotgun sequence:
ATGCGGTACCGTTTGGTGAACCCCTTTGCTTACTGAAATGACATGAagctgtttgtgtgtatgaaaCAGGAGTGTCAACCCCCCTAACCGGACACCCTTTTCCTGAAGCAGCAGAAGAAGGGGTTGCGCGCACTAACCTATTAAAACCTTCACCGATTGATCGAGTGCAACTGATCGTGCGCCACTGATCGATTGGTGATGGAAATCGTTCGCATCTGCCCAGCGTTTACCTCTGGTCAAGGTCATTACAATACGGTGTGGCTGGCTGGTGGATGGCGTTTGAATTGGCAAGGGCGTTGCGGTTGTTTTATGTTCTAATAGCGAGCCTCGCTGCACCAACTAACAACCGTAGCGACATTTGGCATTCCGGGGTTGAGGTAGTCACAATGAATAGTCATATTTTAGATGATCATCAAGCCGAAGACAGTAGCAACTGGAAAATGCTGCAAGAGAGAGACTAGCATGCTTTAATGATGCGCTGCTAGATATGGAGGGTCTTTTGTAATCTTATAACCTAGACCATATTATAATATTAACcctctcttcctctctttctttctctctctctctctctttctcttcttgtttTAACGACCcttaaggtcatgccggccatttctggcttactagacttattttaccaagtAGCCGTATAGTCATTCCTTGCTAAGGAGGTActgtccagatgggatttgagcTCCCGTCCTGTTGTGTAGAGCCTGCGCCGTTTACCAAATACACCACATTGGAGGGTGGTCTCCATTCGTATTCAAATTAGGAATTTTTGGAGCTTGTGTATACTAAGATTCGTGAAAGAGTAAATATGCTAATTTATAACACATGGTTGAGTTCTCATGAGGTTTTACACCCGATCTACGGCATATTAACTCAAATTCCCAGGCATGAGAGTAACCTGCAGTTTAACTTAGAATGCATGAAAGTAgtttaatggatttttttttaaataaacttctAATGTATTCTAATGTCTAACGACGAAGTTAATGGATTTGAAGCTTCTGTATCACCACGTTTACTAATGTCGCTATATACATTATCCCATGACTGTTCTAGCATTGTGAACTCAGCTCTGATTGTTACGCCTCGTTACCTTTTATGTACAGCTTCgtgacatttttcaaataGTTTACAGAGAAAACAAGACTGTGCTACTGTCCAGTAAGCTTGtttctcgttttgttttgttcaaagaTAAGCCTGCAGAAGCGAATACCGGAGACGAAATGTAAACGATCGGCACAGATGGTATGGTGCTGCAAGCTTAGTCCCTATGGTTGCCCCCGTGCTGAGTTATCATTTTACACAACAACCTGTTTGTTCAATTTGCAGAAGCTATGCAAGCCAGAGGTGAAAACCGTGGTGACTAAATGCTAAATGAATTACTCATAACTAGAGAagtgaaactgttttttttctggcagTCTGTAGCATTGTTTTACATGCAGTACAAGAAGCGATATTTGTACGATTGCATTTTCATGGTAAAAAAAGCCACTAAAAGCCTTTCTTCTGCAATATCATAATCAAATGATTCACtttaaattgcataaaaatCTATACCCATATCTTCCCACCGATCAAAGACAATAATTTATCTACAACAGCCCAAGCTTAGCCACCATTATCGCTCTTCATCGTGATAATGTTCCTAATGGCTTCGAAGCTACTTAAACCGAATCGGTCAAGGTGGTTATGCAATTTTTGATTGTCGTGATTATTGTTCCACCTCTACCAAATGCACCAAATCCACGCTAATTGCGCTCCGTTTCGAGATTAATCGGTAttaaaacaagacaaaaaaaaatgcgcagTTTAATCGCTCCCCAAGATTGCTAACTTGGTCGAGTTCTTCCCCGCGGTCGTCACTCCCTTTGACCCGTAATTTCGTTTCAAGTGCATCCAATCCATTTCGTGGGCACGTGTTGCTGTCGGTAActtgtgtctccgtgccgataTTTTACACAGATGATTTATCTGTGCCGCTTGATGTTGTGGGATGAGCAGCAGGACTTTATTCGCCCGGTGGGCATAACGCAGGGACAAGGTCTATAATTGTTCGCCAGAAGATGGCGATCacgttttcttttgcatgcAAGTGCATCTGACCGGCCGAACAATCGAAGTATCAATGAGTGGTCCGGGAACGATGGATCTTCCCCTGGGAGGATGGTAACAGGTGCAAAATGAATCGTGAAACTCGCTTCGGTACAGGGTTAATCATTTTCTCCCGCACCTGACACGTTCCGCTTTTCGATCGTGCACGATCGCGAGAATAATTCATCTGCAACCGGATTTGCGGCTGTCGAATGTGTGCATTGCTCGTGATTTTGCAGGATTCatgttgttcattttttttgctgttgttttgcttggtATTTTCCCTCCGCCATTCCAGCTGGGTTttgctgaataaaaaaagttggCCCAAATAGTGTTGAAGAAGCCGAGGCAGCGTTTCAAACCATCTGCTGTCGGGCCACATGGAGTTCGGCTCATTTGATGCACAATCGTTTACCCTCTTGCCCTTTACGGTTGCTTTCAACCAGCACCGATAATGTTGGCCAATGTATCGAACCGATCTTCAGCCGTGCATTGCCAATACTCCAACGTCTTCACTCTAGATAGCCATCGACTAGAGGTCAAGCAGACGGATTGCCGTTCATCCACAAGCGTACCACCGATGGTGGCGCTACATGATGCTGCCGTTGCTACATCAAGACaaatatttttgcaccattccGTTCGCTGCTTAAGAGGCATCATAATCACTTTCGATGGACCGCTTGGAGAGGTGAGCTAATTGAACGAGCTTCAGACGCACAGTCGGATCTTCAGCGATTACGCGTGGGGGGGTTTTCTTTCTGGGAAGAAGCATTAAGCCGTAACACAAATAAGCTGCcaaaaagaacacatttctTAGGCGCTCTCAATTCCAGTTAAGCTAAACAAACACAAGCTGTTAAtgataaataatgctttatttGCACTTATCTCATCAAGTTTTCGTATGAAGTATGAATTATTCATAACAAGAATTTATTCTTGATAATTCTACCACCAGCTTAAGAAGCTCTGATTAAAAGCTGCTCGTAAAGTTAACCAACAGGCGACAATTTAACATGTGGGCTGGATAAGAAAACGTTTTATTCCAACCGCGTTCTATTGCCTTCCCATTCTCTTCCTTTCCGAATAGTCAACAATGGTGACTTTGTTAATATTCTACAAATTATTCACTCATACCTACGCTACCGTTCGCCAGCAGGCGATGAAACAACACTTTGCAATTGTGCAAATACGATCGTGTGTTGCAGCGCAACTATTATGAAATATTCCGCGTTACACCTACCTGCCTAGCAGTGCATTGGGCTGATTCTTATTATCAGCTATACATCAGCGCTGAATGACAAAATCATTCAGATACTCTGGACGATTCTATTTGGGATTTACTTTGCAAATGCGGTGGAGTTTTCTTTCGTTCAACTACAGGTTGCGCACCCTGTTGATCTTAGCGGTTCCATCGTAGCCGTAAACGCAAGCTGAAATACAACACAATGTGGAGAAACAGAATCCAGATGCCAAGCCCGAGCACATCCGTCCAGTAGCGGTCAGGTTCCATATGGAGTGCTTCCAAAATTTTGCTCGTCTTGCGATAGTAGCAAAAGATCTCCTCACATCCCAACTCCGTCCGGTTGTGACCGTACGTTGCCTGTACGAGTCCCTCGAATCCATAGCGAAAGTAGCTAACCAGCGTGAGTGGTTTGAAGAAGTCGAACAGCTCGTTATAGCGTATGAAAAACCCGGAAAACAGCAGTGCCGGAATAATGGATGCCGGTACGATAAACGGGCTAACCTCGATCGGGAACAGACACCCAGCGATCAGTCCGTACACCTGCGAAAGCCACCCAAACAATGCACAAATGCCCCAGAACATTATGATGCGATCGGTTTCATTCAGTTGACCACTGAGATAGTACATGATCAGCTGGAAAGCCGTCACACCGGACAGCATCCACGGGAAATCGGCTACGAGCTTGGAGAAATAGTACGCCGAAATGGAATAGTAATTGCTTTTGTGTTCCCGCACAAATACAGCCATTTCTAGTGGGTCTAAAACAGATCAAAATATGGTTATCAACTTTTGTCGAAGAAGCGATCTTAAGGGCAATACTTACATGTTAAAATAACTGTCATGGCATTGGCGAAGATGATAAACATTAAGAAGGCGATCAGCAGGGAGATATTCGAAAGCACCTTGGATGCATCGTTACCAATGTTGTAGAACACGAATCCGATCGTTAGCCCGAACAAAACGTGTCCGAAAAATCGTAACCCCATCAGCGACGGGTTGCGCACTGTACCCAATGTAGTGCGGCGGACAAGTGTGGTAAATTGGTTCAACCAGCTAATCGGATACTGAGGACCGCGTCCATCGACTAGAAACTCGCTCGAATCGAACTCTTGCTGTACACCTGTCAACGAAACCGTACCGTTTAACGAATCTTTCGAAATTCGTAGTCGAACGTGAGCCTGTCAAACGATTGCCTACCTTTAGGCGACTTACCTAAATTCATGGCAGCAGTAATGGACTTTTCCGACTTCACCATTAGCTTTTCCACCTCGCCGCATTTTGTGTCGTATTGGGCGGctatttttaatactttaatgaaaaaagaattcaACACATTGAACATGCAACGTAAGGCGAGctaataaagcaaaatataGTTGCATACCGAAATCTGCTCGATTGTAATACGGTGGACAGTTAAATCCGGCCTCAGCGAATGTCGAAATCAAATCATCCAACGATCCCTGATACATACAGCGTCCATCTACCACCACATAAATGTCGTCAAACAACTCCAACAGTTCCGAACTCGGCTGATGGACGACGCTTATCACACAGCGTCCCTGCTGGGCAAGATCTTTCATATACGAAATCACCTGGTACGATGACACACTGTCAAGCCCACTGGTCGGTTCGTCGAAAAACATAATCTTCGGATTCGAAACTAGCTCTAATCCGATGGAAAGCCGCTTCTTCTCACCACCGGACAAAAGCTGTGATTGGTTATGGGCGCACTTCTGCAACCCGAGCAGTGATATCACATCGTTCACGATCTTGACCTTGTGCGCCAGGGAAACGTCACGGGAAAGCTTCAAATCGGCAGCGTAGTGCAAATTTTCCCGAAGCGTTATGTTGGGTAAAAGGGTCACATCCTGTGCGGTGTATGCAACCAACTGCCGATAACGCTGACGGTCGATGATTTCATTGTTGACAATTATGTTCCCGCTAACGCCCTGCGTTCTAGAAAAAGATGAAACGAAGATGATAGACTGGCACAAAATGTGAGATGCGTTAGTTCTCATACTTGAAGCCACTGAGTACGTTCAACAGTGTCGATTTGCCGGCACCCGATGGTCCCAAGATGGCGGTTAGTCGTCCGGTTCTAAAGGTGCCAGAAATGTTCTTCAGCAGCTGCTTGTTCTCTTTCCTTTGTCGCACTTGGTACGTGATATTTTGGAAATGAAGATTCGTACCGCCTTGCATCAGCGGTATCGTTATCTCGACGCTATTCTTATCTACATCCATTTTAGCGTGTAAGATACTTCTATCGTATGCAAAAGCCCGGCGATAGGGAGCGTCTCATATACTTTTTCCAGCGTGGCACACCTAGATTTTTAGATATCACAATTCCTACTCACAATTCTAGATACTTTCAACAGATCACTTGCACACGGTTCTCTGATGTAGACGCTTTGTGATATAAGCCGCTTTGTCTGGCAAGTTTATCGCAACTTCAGTAGATCATCTACACAGAACAAAGATATGTTACACCTCTAAAGTACACTGCACTACCAGCTAGCTAGCTACCAGTCTACACGGCACCTTAGTCTCAACTGAACTGATCCACACGTACATTAATCTTCGGTAGGTCGCGGGATCGAGATTCACGAACCAATCTGCCCACCCTGTAGCTACtcatttttctattaaatttattgaaaattttccgcgCCATCCACTGCACCACCCGTCTTGGGATGGCGATTGTCGCAACTTTGACGTCACTTGGCAGGTTGATATTTAACATACCTGCTCGCACCGAAGCTTTTCATCTTCTCAACATCCCCGTTTCTCAAACCCTCTCGGTTAGGCGGGATACGAGTCTCTTTTCCGCATGTGTACGCACACCGACGCGACAAATTGCACCGCTCGTCACCGGTGTTGGACTTCGGATCAAACCGGTCTATTGCAGGTCCGGTGCAGGGAGTACAATTACACACTGACACTAAGCGCGCATTTCTTCTggcggtggtttttttttgtaactactCTTGTACTCCTACAGTCGGCGTAGGTGAAGGGATAGTACGCGATCCACCAATCACCGTGATTCATGCATGGCATTGCCAATGAACCGATATACTTACCGTATATCTCTCGGGGGGTCTGTACAGGGGCTTGTTTTATTTCCGCAGTATGTTCGAGAATATTTTACTACAACTCGTTCCATGTTTCATCGTTTTCGGAGTATAAAGAATTGCTCATCCCGCATGCATATTTGCCAATGACCTTGATTGAATCGATTGTAAAATGTTAAACACACAATTACTGCACTGCGTTTGACACACATCCCATAAGCGCTGCATGCTTCAGAGCGTCCAATCTCTGATAACAACGTTGCCCTTAATACCGCGAAACTCACTACATGACTAACTGCAACACACGATGCTCACCCATCAGTAACTGCTCGTCAACTGGTGGAGGTCATAGACACTCTCTACGTTTTAGGGGTTGCCTGCAGCACCACCGGCAAAACAACCTTCAACCACTCTTAAAAGCCCTTTCTGCGTTagcgtatgaaaaattaaccTGTGCGAAACACAGTAGAAAGATGCCCCTAGAGGCatgagcgcaaaaaaaaaaaattacgcgCATGATATAGTGAGCTCAGCGTGTCTAGACTCTAATAGCAAGTGCAAACTAAGTGAACGGACAAGTGTGGTTACATACATAACCTGATGAAGCTTGGCGCTGAACAAGATCCACATTTTGCGTGGAGATTATCATAAAAATGATGAATATCATCGTTCTCGCACACCGCACCGAGATGACGTGAGCGCAGTGGATCGAAAAGCACGCAAAACAATTAACAGGAACGGAATAAAAACGAGCAAGTGTTTAATgtgtacattttattttgctacaatTACTGGGGAGTACATGTTTTTGTCTTAATGGAGTAGGATTCTATATTGCTGGGATTGTACATTggttaaaaagcaaaatgatTTGCTGTGAATTTGATTTTGCCTGTGTCTTGTTCTACATGAGGTACTCGCACTAACAGTCCTTTGAAATATTCAATGTCACCTTGCAACGAAAGTTAGTGTACTGTACCGGCAGCCATCCCCTCACCGGTTTCGACGCAGTCTTACTTTCAGGCTGACGTACAGCAGAATGTGCAGGACGGCTATCCACACCGCCAAACCCACCACATCGTACCAGTAACGGTCCTGTTCCATCTGCAACATTTCCATCACTTTGCTTGTTTTCCGATAGTAGCAAAACATTTCGCTACATCCAAGCTGCGTACGATTTAGACCGTACGTTGCTTGCGCTAAACCTTCAAACCCGTACCGAAAGTAACTGACGTACGTGAGTGGTTTAAACACGGCTAACAGTTCATTGTAGCGGATGAAGAAACCGGAAAACATTACCGCCGGGATGACCGAAGCCGGTACGACGAACGGGCTGACGTCGAGCGGGAACATACTGCCAGCCACCATGCCGTACATTTGTGCTAACCATCCAAACAGTACGCAGATGACCCAGAACAGCACTACACGCTCGGTTTCGTTTGGTTGTCCCGTCAGATAGTACACGATCAACTGGAAACAGCTTACACCGGCAAGCATCAGCGGAAAGTCGGCAATAAGCTTCGAAAAGTAGTAAGCTGACACTGGATAGTAATTGCTCTTGTGCTCTCGCACAAACACGGCCATCTCGAGTGGGACTGTAATCAAACGTGCGTAACAGAAGTACCTGATTAATACGGATCAATCATagcgattttgcaattatCAACGGGCAGCAGTGTATTTGCATGCCCGTCTGGACGAGATTCCCTTACACGTCAACACCACCGTCATTGCGTTGGCGAACACGATAAACATGAGGAAGAGAATGAGACAGGACACGTTAGATAACACTTTGGCACCGTCATCTCCCACGTTGTAGAACACGCTACCGATCAGAAGCCCGAACAGCAGGTGGCCTAGCAGACGGAACCGTGTGAGGGTGATGTTCCGAACGGTACACAAAGCCGTTCGACGAACCAGAACCACAAACTGCCTCCACCAAGCGATGGGATATTGGGAAGCGGCTTTACTCTCTGTCAGCAGATTGGTACCTTCTTGCATATTGGTAGTAtctgaagaaaaattaaaaaggaaagcacACAGTCATTAATAACGTATGTTATCGATCGTGATTGCCCAGTGTATTACCATTCTCTAAATATCCGTTGATGGCTGTATCAGCTCGCGCTATCAGTTTCTCCACA
Proteins encoded in this window:
- the LOC125775014 gene encoding ABC transporter G family member 2-like, with protein sequence MGTDTAIVVENTKTVSAPSTTLEFQDVCYHVRHKDGKNKQLLSNVSGAFRSGRLAGILGPSGAGKSTLLNILSGFKTNNVSGNILINGTQIDRRKYRREVSYTPQDVCLLGNITVTESLEFAADLKLSRDITMVQKSSMVVDVLKLLGLSKCANNAVANISGGEKKRLSIGLELISNPKIMFFDEPTSGLDIIAAMQVVAHLKDLAASGRCVICVIHQPSSSILQMFDDLYVLSEGHCLYRGPLSELVDTFKGCGFECPNYYNRADFALEIASLKHEGNLLQLRERAKQQAISDVAEKAVPNEGSNCDESDTMLKPEAEYEDSQNSTSDSSGSATDRQYPTSEWGQFVTLTRRTMLCTFRDLQLTKMRLLAHLFVGLLIAVVFYNVGNDGAKVLSNASCLFFFLIFVFFANSMPLVMTFPLETSVFVRERMNNWYSLKAYYFSKLVADFPFLILGPSVFLAGAYYLTSQPMEIDRIVMLWTICIFTSWIAQMTGLLAGSVLPLELSVFCVPCSVIPMLIFCGFFVRFREMFDFLIPFTYVAYFRYSFEGAMQAIYGFDRPNLPCSGDFCYFSKVPKFLESFDMLENTFVMDVCGLLGWIFLLHVALYASLAWRLKRTRKHLLRNISGTLKSGRLTGILGPSGAGKSTLLNILSGFKTQDVSGKILINNETVDCHKYRQLVAYTEQDVPLLQNLTVRETLHYVADLRLSKNVSYIHKTKIVNDIVALLGLQKCSHSQTRTLSGGERKRLSIGLELVSNPKIMFFDEPTSGLDSVASYQVISYMRDLARQGRCVATVVHQPSSELLELFDDVYIVVDGRCMYQGSLDDLIPTLEEVGFSCPPYYNRADFVLKIASQRTDDLDSVEKLIARADTAINGYLENDTTNMQEGTNLLTESKAASQYPIAWWRQFVVLVRRTALCTVRNITLTRFRLLGHLLFGLLIGSVFYNVGDDGAKVLSNVSCLILFLMFIVFANAMTVVLTFPLEMAVFVREHKSNYYPVSAYYFSKLIADFPLMLAGVSCFQLIVYYLTGQPNETERVVLFWVICVLFGWLAQMYGMVAGSMFPLDVSPFVVPASVIPAVMFSGFFIRYNELLAVFKPLTYVSYFRYGFEGLAQATYGLNRTQLGCSEMFCYYRKTSKVMEMLQMEQDRYWYDVVGLAVWIAVLHILLYVSLKTKRLISQSVYIREPCASDLLKVSRIVNAPYRRAFAYDRSILHAKMDVDKNSVEITIPLMQGGTNLHFQNITYQVRQRKENKQLLKNISGTFRTGRLTAILGPSGAGKSTLLNVLSGFKTQGVSGNIIVNNEIIDRQRYRQLVAYTAQDVTLLPNITLRENLHYAADLKLSRDVSLAHKVKIVNDVISLLGLQKCAHNQSQLLSGGEKKRLSIGLELVSNPKIMFFDEPTSGLDSVSSYQVISYMKDLAQQGRCVISVVHQPSSELLELFDDIYVVVDGRCMYQGSLDDLISTFAEAGFNCPPYYNRADFVLKIAAQYDTKCGEVEKLMVKSEKSITAAMNLGVQQEFDSSEFLVDGRGPQYPISWLNQFTTLVRRTTLGTVRNPSLMGLRFFGHVLFGLTIGFVFYNIGNDASKVLSNISLLIAFLMFIIFANAMTVILTYPLEMAVFVREHKSNYYSISAYYFSKLVADFPWMLSGVTAFQLIMYYLSGQLNETDRIIMFWGICALFGWLSQVYGLIAGCLFPIEVSPFIVPASIIPALLFSGFFIRYNELFDFFKPLTLVSYFRYGFEGLVQATYGHNRTELGCEEIFCYYRKTSKILEALHMEPDRYWTDVLGLGIWILFLHIVLYFSLRLRLRWNR
- the LOC125763442 gene encoding ATP-binding cassette sub-family G member 4-like is translated as MSSDETVEVVIPLVKTITNLTFRNLSYTVNQKHLLRNISGTLKSGRLTGILGPSGAGKSTLLNILSGFKTQDVSGKILINNETVDCHKYRQLVAYTEQDVPLLQNLTVRETLHYVADLRLSKNVSYIHKTKIVNDIVALLGLQKCSHSQTRTLSGGERKRLSIGLELVSNPKIMFFDEPTSGLDSVASYQVISYMRDLARQGRCVATVVHQPSSELLELFDDVYIVVDGRCMYQGSLDDLIPTLEEVGFSCPPYYNRADFVLKIASQRTDDLDSVEKLIARADTAINGYLENDTTNMQEGTNLLTESKAASQYPIAWWRQFVVLVRRTALCTVRNITLTRFRLLGHLLFGLLIGSVFYNVGDDGAKVLSNVSCLILFLMFIVFANAMTVVLTFPLEMAVFVREHKSNYYPVSAYYFSKLIADFPLMLAGVSCFQLIVYYLTGQPNETERVVLFWVICVLFGWLAQMYGMVAGSMFPLDVSPFVVPASVIPAVMFSGFFIRYNELLAVFKPLTYVSYFRYGFEGLAQATYGLNRTQLGCSEMFCYYRKTSKVMEMLQMEQDRYWYDVVGLAVWIAVLHILLYVSLKVRLRRNR